A single region of the Acidobacteriota bacterium genome encodes:
- a CDS encoding glucose-fructose oxidoreductase: MPKNYFASRSRREFLRDLTWATAALAITGLHGQSKPLDRKLGVALLGLGRYSSGQLGPALRESKNCYLAGVVTGHPEKGERWAADYALNKKNIYNYENFDHIADNSDIDIVYVVTPPALHPEFTIRAAKAGKHVISEKPMATSVADCNRMIAACKAAKVKLAIGYRLHYDLYHRELMRLARDQDFGPFMKMTGDRGFVFGERAWRIDKKLAGGGPMMDLGIYIVHGACMAANGVAPIAVTAHEEAKTKPELFNEVEETIRWTMEFPNGASCDAVTSFNHSSDTFRAEGSKGWIDFKQHAFNYRDIVCETSRGPLIYPAINQQAAQMDDFADCVRTGRDTPVPGELGRRDMQIITAVYEAARTGKRTLVKN; this comes from the coding sequence ATCGCAAGCTTGGTGTTGCCCTCCTCGGATTGGGCAGGTACTCCTCGGGTCAACTTGGCCCGGCTTTGCGCGAGAGCAAAAATTGCTATCTGGCGGGTGTCGTTACGGGACATCCAGAAAAGGGAGAACGCTGGGCGGCCGATTACGCGCTCAATAAGAAAAACATCTACAATTACGAAAACTTCGACCACATCGCAGACAATTCTGACATCGATATCGTCTACGTTGTCACTCCCCCAGCACTGCATCCGGAATTCACTATCCGCGCGGCCAAGGCCGGCAAACACGTGATCTCAGAGAAGCCGATGGCGACCTCCGTCGCCGATTGCAACCGCATGATTGCTGCATGCAAGGCTGCGAAGGTGAAGCTCGCGATCGGATACCGTCTGCATTACGACCTCTATCATCGCGAGTTGATGCGACTGGCCCGCGACCAGGATTTTGGCCCATTCATGAAAATGACGGGAGACCGCGGCTTCGTCTTCGGCGAGCGCGCCTGGCGCATTGACAAGAAACTGGCGGGCGGTGGCCCTATGATGGACCTCGGCATCTACATTGTTCATGGAGCTTGCATGGCAGCCAATGGCGTCGCTCCGATCGCGGTTACAGCCCACGAGGAGGCGAAGACCAAACCGGAACTCTTTAATGAAGTGGAAGAGACGATTCGTTGGACGATGGAGTTCCCCAACGGTGCGAGCTGCGATGCGGTGACGAGTTTCAACCACTCCTCCGACACCTTCCGCGCGGAAGGCTCGAAGGGCTGGATCGATTTCAAGCAGCACGCGTTCAATTATCGTGACATCGTTTGCGAAACCAGTCGCGGGCCGCTGATTTATCCCGCGATCAACCAGCAAGCGGCTCAGATGGACGACTTCGCCGATTGCGTGCGCACTGGACGCGACACTCCTGTGCCCGGAGAACTGGGCCGTCGTGACATGCAGATCATCACTGCTGTATACGAAGCTGCGCGAACAGGCAAGCGCACGCTCGTCAAAAACTAG